Proteins from a genomic interval of Ictalurus furcatus strain D&B chromosome 2, Billie_1.0, whole genome shotgun sequence:
- the mettl22 gene encoding methyltransferase-like protein 22 isoform X2: protein MDQVTFRSDTVLSDVHLLLPNARHLMTRLNIVGQPVFLSKFRILREEEQKEACSPSEEKSYSLLDEDGDLDVARKPSETAQGRETAHPVILRQAEGAISEEEEEDDITDVIKIEHTMATPLEDVGKQIWRAAFLLSDFILSSSAVLRGATVLELGAGTGLASIVMASVAKTVYCTDVGEDLLSMCQRNVHLNQHYIAASDERGVKVRQLDWTTDDFLTDADSEFGWSEDEISDLYDNTTVIIAADVCYDNDLTDALFRTLYRISSNLCHSSTAYISIEKRLNFTLRHMDVSCETYDHFRRCLEQITELREKKMRFTVSPVSCSFPQFFQYERVNQLELWKVSVNPFQTLSSSTTSQKCGEKDATSKTNPDAISKS from the exons TTTTTTTGTCGAAGTTCAGGATTCTGCGTGaggaggagcagaaggaggCTTGTTCTCCGTCAGAGGAGAAGTCATACTCTCTTCTGGACGAAGATGGAGACCTGGACGTAGCAAGGAAGCCATCGGAGACAGCGCAGGGCCGCGAAACCGCTCACCCTGTCATCCTAAGACAGGCTGAGGGAGCGAttagtgaggaggaggaggaagatgacaTAACCGATGTCATAAAGATTG AGCACACGATGGCGACGCCCCTGGAGGACGTCGGAAAGCAG ATCTGGCGAGCAGCTTTCCTGCTCTCCGACTTCATTCTGTCCAGCTCTGCTGTGTTAAGAGGAGCGACGGTGCTCGAGCTGGGAGCAGGAACCGGATTAGCCAGCATCGTCATGGCGAGTGTGGCCAAAACGGTCTACTGCACAG atgttgGTGAAGATCTCCTCAGCATGTGTCAGAGAAATGTGCATTTGAATCAGCATTATATTGCAGCATCAG ACGAGCGCGGTGTGAAAGTGAGACAGCTGGACTGGACCACAGACGATTTCCTCACAG ATGCGGATTCAGAATTTGGCTGGAGTGAGGACGAGATCTCGGACCTCTACGATAACACCACAGTCATCATCGCAGCAGACG TGTGCTATGACAACGACCTCACCGACGCCCTGTTTCGGACTTTGTATCGCATTTCCAGTAATCTGTGTCACTCCAGCACCGCCTACATCAGCATAGAGAAAAG GCTGAACTTCACTCTGCGCCACATGGACGTGTCCTGCGAGACGTATGACCATTTCCGCCGCTGCCTGGAGCAGATAACGGAgctgagagagaagaaaatgagGTTCACGGTGTCACCGGTGTCCTGCTCCTTCCCTCAGTTCTTCCAGTACGAACGAGTGAACCAACTG GAGCTGTGGAAAGTATCTGTTAATCCCTTTCAGACTCTATCCAGCTCAACAACCTCACAAAAATGTGGTGAAAAGGATGCAACATCAAAAACTAATCCAGACGCAATATCCAAGAGTTGA